The following are encoded in a window of Nocardioides houyundeii genomic DNA:
- a CDS encoding sulfotransferase family protein translates to MSAPSSARRVVYVVGSGRSGTSTMAGTLRTLGLHVPQPEVAADSTNPKGFGEPQWLVDLHDELLKRSGVQVSDARPRAWLEAGKVSADHALRERVTDWLASQLEQSDELVLKDPRAAWFLGLWRAAAERSGAATSYVTMLRPVTEVVGSKQKYYDARQGGVTRTAAWVNMMLGTERATRGEQRAFVRYADLLDDWTVPVFALGEQFDLHAVKTAMATDIAAVHSFIDPSLRRVTLTWDDVQVPAPLRELADQTWAVLDAMAQPGGDTAAAHETCDQLRVAYGEMYDEAEAFAASSVLAARREGLREGVRQAREEGGQQLAARAADHVPHAVRALVPPAARSRIRKVIGRER, encoded by the coding sequence ATGAGTGCGCCCAGCAGTGCCCGCCGCGTCGTCTACGTCGTCGGCTCGGGCCGAAGCGGCACCAGCACGATGGCCGGCACGCTGCGCACCCTGGGCCTGCACGTGCCGCAGCCCGAGGTCGCCGCGGACAGCACCAACCCCAAGGGATTCGGCGAGCCGCAGTGGCTGGTCGACCTGCACGACGAGCTGCTCAAGCGCTCCGGGGTGCAGGTCTCCGACGCCCGGCCGCGGGCCTGGCTGGAGGCCGGCAAGGTGAGCGCCGACCACGCCCTGCGCGAGCGGGTCACCGACTGGCTGGCCAGCCAGCTCGAGCAGAGCGACGAGCTGGTGCTCAAGGACCCTCGTGCCGCCTGGTTCCTCGGGCTGTGGCGGGCGGCCGCCGAGCGCTCCGGCGCCGCCACGTCGTACGTCACGATGCTCCGGCCGGTCACCGAGGTGGTGGGCTCCAAGCAGAAGTACTACGACGCCCGCCAGGGCGGCGTGACCCGCACCGCGGCCTGGGTCAACATGATGCTCGGCACCGAGCGGGCCACCCGCGGCGAGCAGCGCGCGTTCGTCCGGTACGCCGACCTGCTGGACGACTGGACGGTCCCGGTCTTCGCCCTCGGGGAGCAGTTCGACCTGCACGCGGTGAAGACCGCGATGGCCACCGACATCGCCGCGGTGCACAGCTTCATCGACCCCTCACTGCGCCGCGTCACGCTGACCTGGGACGACGTGCAGGTCCCCGCCCCGCTGCGCGAGCTCGCCGACCAGACCTGGGCCGTGCTCGACGCCATGGCGCAGCCCGGCGGCGACACCGCCGCCGCCCACGAGACCTGCGACCAGCTGCGGGTCGCCTACGGCGAGATGTACGACGAGGCCGAGGCGTTCGCCGCGTCCAGCGTGCTGGCGGCGCGCCGCGAGGGGCTGCGCGAGGGCGTGCGCCAGGCCCGCGAGGAGGGCGGTCAGCAGCTGGCGGCCCGGGCCGCGGACCACGTCCCGCACGCCGTCCGCGCCCTGGTCCCGCCGGCCGCCCGCAGCAGGATCCGTAAGGTCATCGGGCGTGAGCGCTGA
- a CDS encoding glycosyltransferase — protein MPRQPLVRHNDYRSLQPPALGTWEPRLSVSMIVPAYNYHHTLPYVLAALAGQSYPAHLLEVVVVDDQSTPPLTLPEVRPDNTRIVRVESGWGRANACHLGATSSDGDVLHWYDADMLAHREEVEAHMRWHHLIDYAVPGGDKRFVDPAWLLGQEPAVIRDRVAAGEAGEFFPDCVHEEHGWVEGYWKRTADLALAGPRAQRVHIGMTGSVTRALYQASRGFDPELRLGEDMALGHELAQVGGVFVVDRQAMSWHLGRSQVLRRAEQVNRYNDPYLANLVPAMRPKRRKHGRAYERPYLEVVVPAGAALAGPGAEQPADGVVACVDALLDADFTDLRVVLVGDWDQVHEERTQPVEDPTLELRIVHRSYRGEPRVHLVTRVPEETDAEFRLFLPDTSQAPEPHALQRLLDDLERTHHGRRLVRYPGGAVARLDRIAALARVARVAGPEDDPADLMDQCFGTASYDAAQVGFVPTAQRELPRFVLKPKAAVSPEESRAILLGQMSRPPAEAPAGPPVSDQADHRPASRTAPRTRSWRRRD, from the coding sequence ATGCCCCGCCAGCCCCTGGTGCGGCACAACGACTACCGCTCGCTGCAGCCCCCGGCGCTCGGCACCTGGGAGCCGCGGCTGTCGGTGAGCATGATCGTCCCGGCGTACAACTACCACCACACGCTGCCCTACGTGCTCGCCGCGTTGGCCGGGCAGAGCTACCCCGCGCACCTGCTCGAGGTCGTGGTGGTGGACGACCAGAGCACGCCGCCGCTGACGCTGCCCGAGGTGCGCCCGGACAACACCCGCATCGTCCGGGTCGAGTCCGGCTGGGGGCGGGCCAACGCCTGCCACCTCGGCGCGACGAGCAGCGACGGGGACGTCCTGCACTGGTACGACGCGGACATGCTCGCCCACCGCGAGGAGGTGGAGGCGCACATGCGCTGGCACCACCTCATCGACTACGCGGTGCCCGGGGGAGACAAGCGGTTCGTGGACCCGGCCTGGCTGCTCGGTCAGGAGCCCGCGGTGATCCGGGACCGGGTCGCGGCCGGCGAGGCGGGGGAGTTCTTCCCCGACTGCGTGCACGAGGAGCACGGCTGGGTGGAGGGCTACTGGAAGCGCACCGCCGACCTGGCGCTCGCCGGTCCGCGGGCCCAGCGGGTGCACATCGGGATGACCGGGTCGGTCACCCGGGCGCTCTACCAGGCCTCCCGGGGGTTCGACCCCGAGCTGCGCCTGGGGGAGGACATGGCGCTGGGCCACGAGCTGGCCCAGGTCGGGGGCGTCTTCGTGGTGGACCGGCAGGCGATGTCCTGGCACCTGGGCCGATCGCAGGTGCTGCGACGGGCCGAGCAGGTCAACCGCTACAACGACCCCTACCTGGCCAACCTGGTGCCGGCGATGCGGCCCAAGCGCCGTAAGCACGGGCGGGCCTACGAGCGGCCCTACCTGGAGGTGGTCGTCCCCGCCGGAGCCGCGCTGGCCGGGCCGGGGGCCGAGCAGCCCGCGGACGGCGTGGTGGCGTGCGTGGACGCCCTGCTGGACGCCGACTTCACCGACCTGCGGGTGGTCCTCGTCGGCGACTGGGACCAGGTGCACGAGGAGCGGACCCAGCCGGTGGAGGACCCGACCCTGGAGCTGCGGATCGTGCACCGCTCCTACCGGGGCGAGCCCCGGGTGCACCTGGTGACCAGGGTGCCCGAGGAGACCGACGCGGAGTTCCGCCTCTTCCTGCCCGACACCTCCCAGGCCCCGGAGCCGCACGCGCTCCAGCGGCTCCTGGACGACCTGGAGCGCACCCACCACGGTCGGCGGCTGGTGCGCTATCCCGGCGGCGCGGTGGCGCGCCTGGACCGGATCGCCGCCCTGGCCCGGGTGGCTCGTGTCGCGGGTCCCGAGGACGACCCGGCCGACCTGATGGACCAGTGCTTCGGCACCGCGTCGTACGACGCCGCGCAGGTCGGCTTCGTGCCGACCGCGCAGCGCGAGCTACCGCGTTTCGTGCTCAAGCCGAAGGCGGCGGTGTCGCCGGAGGAGTCCCGCGCGATCCTGCTCGGGCAGATGTCACGCCCTCCGGCCGAGGCGCCAGCCGGACCACCGGTCTCCGACCAGGCCGATCACCGGCCCGCGAGCCGGACGGCTCCGCGCACCCGCTCCTGGCGCCGCAGGGACTGA
- a CDS encoding PIG-L deacetylase family protein encodes MVDDPLAQFDDDAFARVLCVVAHPDDLEYGTSAAVAAWTSRGIQVAYLLLTRGEAGMDALTPDRTADLRVAEQIVGSTAVRVSEVDFLPYPDGVLEYSLDLRRDIAREIRRHRPDAVVVGSWEVEIAGRLNQADHRVAGLAAADAVRDAANRWVFPDLIAEGLEPWSTRWLLVSGDSRPTHGVDVTGDPLERGITSLESHQQYLAGIPGHPPPRPMLTEMAAAQGRRLGVPYAVHFRAHDLHAPPA; translated from the coding sequence ATGGTCGACGACCCGCTGGCACAGTTCGACGACGACGCCTTCGCCCGGGTGCTGTGCGTGGTCGCCCACCCCGACGACCTGGAGTACGGCACCTCCGCGGCGGTGGCCGCCTGGACCAGCCGCGGTATCCAGGTCGCCTACCTCCTGCTGACCCGCGGCGAGGCGGGGATGGACGCCCTCACCCCGGACCGCACCGCGGACCTGCGGGTGGCCGAGCAGATCGTCGGCTCCACGGCCGTCAGGGTGAGCGAGGTCGACTTCCTGCCCTACCCCGACGGGGTGCTGGAGTACTCCCTGGACCTGCGGCGCGACATCGCCCGCGAGATCCGCCGCCACCGGCCCGACGCCGTGGTGGTCGGGAGCTGGGAGGTCGAGATCGCCGGCAGGCTCAACCAGGCCGACCACCGCGTCGCCGGCCTCGCCGCTGCCGACGCGGTGCGAGACGCGGCCAACCGGTGGGTCTTCCCCGACCTGATCGCCGAGGGCCTGGAGCCGTGGTCCACCCGCTGGCTCCTGGTCAGCGGCGACTCCCGGCCCACGCACGGGGTCGACGTCACCGGAGACCCGCTGGAGCGCGGCATCACCTCGCTGGAGTCCCACCAGCAGTACCTCGCCGGAATCCCCGGACACCCGCCGCCGCGGCCGATGCTCACCGAGATGGCCGCCGCCCAGGGCCGCCGCCTGGGGGTGCCGTACGCCGTGCACTTCCGCGCGCACGACCTGCACGCGCCGCCGGCGTGA
- a CDS encoding glycosyltransferase family 2 protein — translation MSADPSRQVPDIACLEGLPEYDVTWPWRAPDGGSRRLAPGLTCVFRVRDEARNLPWVLPPVLDAVQHVIVVDNGSTDGTAEVAREIAESRGAGDRLTSLSYPHRVSRAGGEHLATPATSVHSLTHFYNWSFSHVRTAYSMKWDGDMVLTPEGSAILRDLSWQLEAASAIVAMPRHPLTVVDESTGWLDLSLRFLEPWIYPTGPETTFVKAFDWELREQPAGAERIVLPQGLVVEVKWLDADEFAHWRTEGVDFTTTRLYRKLREFEVDQAIREGRAAELGGLTKVTAPPGVHIIDHVTRTWLREQPRPLVTHSLPASLRERAPREGASR, via the coding sequence GTGAGCGCTGATCCGTCCCGGCAGGTGCCTGACATCGCCTGCCTCGAGGGCCTGCCCGAGTACGACGTCACCTGGCCCTGGCGCGCCCCGGACGGCGGCAGCCGGCGGCTCGCCCCCGGCCTGACCTGCGTGTTCCGGGTGCGCGACGAGGCTCGCAACCTGCCCTGGGTGCTGCCGCCGGTCCTGGACGCCGTGCAGCACGTGATCGTGGTCGACAACGGCTCGACCGACGGCACCGCTGAGGTGGCCCGCGAGATCGCGGAGTCCCGCGGCGCCGGAGACCGGCTGACGTCGCTGAGCTACCCGCACCGGGTGAGCCGCGCGGGCGGGGAGCACCTGGCCACCCCCGCCACGTCGGTGCACTCCCTGACCCACTTCTACAACTGGTCCTTCAGCCACGTACGCACCGCCTACTCGATGAAGTGGGACGGCGACATGGTGCTGACCCCCGAGGGGTCGGCGATCCTGCGGGACCTGAGCTGGCAGCTGGAGGCCGCCTCCGCGATCGTGGCGATGCCCCGGCACCCGTTGACCGTGGTGGACGAGTCCACCGGCTGGCTGGACCTGAGCCTGCGGTTCCTGGAGCCGTGGATCTATCCCACCGGCCCCGAGACCACCTTCGTGAAGGCCTTCGACTGGGAGCTGCGCGAGCAGCCCGCGGGGGCGGAGCGGATCGTGCTGCCGCAGGGACTGGTGGTCGAGGTGAAGTGGCTCGACGCCGACGAGTTCGCCCACTGGCGCACCGAGGGCGTCGACTTCACCACCACCCGGCTCTACCGCAAGCTGCGGGAGTTCGAGGTCGACCAGGCGATCCGCGAGGGCCGGGCCGCGGAGCTGGGCGGGCTCACCAAGGTGACCGCGCCTCCCGGGGTGCACATCATCGACCACGTGACCCGCACCTGGCTGCGGGAGCAGCCTCGGCCCCTGGTCACGCACAGTCTTCCGGCCTCCCTCCGGGAGCGGGCCCCGCGCGAAGGAGCGTCTCGATGA